A part of Anser cygnoides isolate HZ-2024a breed goose chromosome 17, Taihu_goose_T2T_genome, whole genome shotgun sequence genomic DNA contains:
- the DERL3 gene encoding derlin-3 isoform X1 — translation MAYAGLAQEYLGVPAVTRAYTTACVLTTAAVQLELLTPFQLYFNPDLIFRKLQVWRLVTNFLFFGPLGFSFFFNMIFLYRYCRMLEEGSFRGRTADFVFMFLFGGFLMTLFGLFASLFFLGQAFTIMLVYVWSRRNPYIRMNFFGLLNFQAPFLPWVLMGFSLLLGNSIIIDLLGIAVGHIYYFLEDVFPNQPGGKKLLLTPSFLKMVFDTPEEDPNYNPLPEDRLENQPRDQDLNQQPPQ, via the exons ATGGCCTACGCGGGGCTGGCGCAGGAGTACCTGGGGGTGCCGGCCGTGACCAGGGCCTACACCACGGCCTGCGTGCTCACCACCGCCGCCGTG CAGCTGGAGCTCCTCACCCCCTTCCAGCTGTACTTCAACCCCGACCTCATCTTCAGGAAGCTCCAG GTCTGGAGGCTGGTCACCAACTTCCTCTTTTTCGGGCCCCTGGgattcagtttctttttcaaCATGATATTTCT GTACAGGTACTGCCGCATGCTAGAAGAAGGCTCCTTCCGTGGAAGGACAGCTGACTTTGTCTTCATGTTCCTCTTCGGAGGGTTTCTCATGACA CTATTTGGTCTCTTTGCCAGCCTGTTTTTCCTGGGCCAGGCTTTCACCATCATGCTGGTGTACGTGTGGAGTCGCAGGAACCCCTATATTCGCATGAACTTCTTCGGGCTCCTTAACTTCCAGGCCCCCTTCTTGCCCTGGGTCCTGATGGGCTTCTCTCTGCTCCTGGGCAATTCCATCATCATTGACTTGCTGG GGATCGCAGTGGGTCACATCTATTATTTCTTGGAAGATGTCTTCCCCAACCAGCCTGGAGGAAAGAAGTTGCTTTTAACTCCCAGCTTTCT GAAGATGGTATTTGACACACCTGAAGAGGATCCCAACTATAACCCCCTCCCTGAGGATCGTCTGGAAAACCAGCCTCGAGACCAGGACCTGaaccagcagcccccccagtAA
- the DERL3 gene encoding derlin-3 isoform X2: MAYAGLAQEYLGVPAVTRAYTTACVLTTAAVLELLTPFQLYFNPDLIFRKLQVWRLVTNFLFFGPLGFSFFFNMIFLYRYCRMLEEGSFRGRTADFVFMFLFGGFLMTLFGLFASLFFLGQAFTIMLVYVWSRRNPYIRMNFFGLLNFQAPFLPWVLMGFSLLLGNSIIIDLLGIAVGHIYYFLEDVFPNQPGGKKLLLTPSFLKMVFDTPEEDPNYNPLPEDRLENQPRDQDLNQQPPQ; the protein is encoded by the exons ATGGCCTACGCGGGGCTGGCGCAGGAGTACCTGGGGGTGCCGGCCGTGACCAGGGCCTACACCACGGCCTGCGTGCTCACCACCGCCGCCGTG CTGGAGCTCCTCACCCCCTTCCAGCTGTACTTCAACCCCGACCTCATCTTCAGGAAGCTCCAG GTCTGGAGGCTGGTCACCAACTTCCTCTTTTTCGGGCCCCTGGgattcagtttctttttcaaCATGATATTTCT GTACAGGTACTGCCGCATGCTAGAAGAAGGCTCCTTCCGTGGAAGGACAGCTGACTTTGTCTTCATGTTCCTCTTCGGAGGGTTTCTCATGACA CTATTTGGTCTCTTTGCCAGCCTGTTTTTCCTGGGCCAGGCTTTCACCATCATGCTGGTGTACGTGTGGAGTCGCAGGAACCCCTATATTCGCATGAACTTCTTCGGGCTCCTTAACTTCCAGGCCCCCTTCTTGCCCTGGGTCCTGATGGGCTTCTCTCTGCTCCTGGGCAATTCCATCATCATTGACTTGCTGG GGATCGCAGTGGGTCACATCTATTATTTCTTGGAAGATGTCTTCCCCAACCAGCCTGGAGGAAAGAAGTTGCTTTTAACTCCCAGCTTTCT GAAGATGGTATTTGACACACCTGAAGAGGATCCCAACTATAACCCCCTCCCTGAGGATCGTCTGGAAAACCAGCCTCGAGACCAGGACCTGaaccagcagcccccccagtAA